One region of Trinickia violacea genomic DNA includes:
- the paaN gene encoding phenylacetic acid degradation protein PaaN, which translates to MTHALFTKHEDTLNNALAAIESRGYWSPFAEMPSPKVYGETGNADGEAAFKAHLDHAFELDQPTNGETVGAEQSPYGFALGVRYPKADVETLIAAAKTAQQSWRAAGPKAWVGVSLEILARLNRASFEIAYGVMHTTGQAFMMAFQAGGPHAQDRALEAIAYAWDELRRIPSEAHWEKPQGKNPPLAMQKRYTIAPRGLGLVLGCCTFPTWNGYPGLFADLATGNAVIVKPHPGAILPLAITVRIARDVLREAGFDPNVVTLLATEPNDGALVQDLALRPDVKLIDFTGSTQNGTWLERNAHQAQVFTEKAGVNQIVIDSADDIKAVVRNIAFSLALYSGQMCTAPQNIYVPRDGIRTADGHLSFDDVAQALAGAVQKLVADPARAVELLGAIQNDGVARRIDEARSLGHILVESQSLEHPAFPGARVRTPLVLQLDAAKDASQFTGEWFGPISFVIATDSTAQSLDLAGSIAAEHGALTFSVYSTDDKTLEAAHEASVRGGVALSINLTGGVFVNQSAAFSDFHGTGANPAANAALADAAFVANRFRVVQSRVHVAPKSVPAEAGQTA; encoded by the coding sequence ATGACACATGCCCTATTCACGAAGCACGAAGACACGCTGAACAACGCCCTCGCCGCCATCGAATCGCGCGGCTATTGGAGCCCGTTTGCAGAAATGCCGAGTCCCAAAGTGTACGGGGAAACCGGCAACGCCGACGGCGAGGCTGCATTCAAGGCCCACCTCGATCACGCGTTTGAACTCGACCAGCCAACCAACGGTGAGACCGTCGGCGCCGAGCAGTCGCCCTATGGCTTCGCGCTGGGGGTCCGCTATCCGAAGGCGGATGTCGAAACGCTCATCGCCGCGGCGAAGACGGCCCAGCAAAGCTGGCGCGCTGCGGGCCCCAAGGCGTGGGTTGGCGTGAGCCTCGAGATTCTGGCCCGCTTGAACCGCGCCAGTTTCGAGATTGCCTACGGCGTGATGCATACGACCGGCCAGGCATTCATGATGGCGTTCCAGGCAGGCGGCCCGCACGCGCAAGACCGCGCGCTCGAAGCGATCGCCTACGCATGGGACGAATTGCGGCGCATTCCGTCGGAGGCTCACTGGGAAAAGCCGCAAGGCAAAAACCCGCCGCTCGCCATGCAAAAGCGCTACACGATTGCCCCGCGCGGCCTCGGACTTGTCCTCGGCTGCTGCACGTTTCCGACTTGGAACGGCTACCCGGGTCTTTTCGCCGACTTGGCGACGGGCAACGCGGTCATCGTCAAACCCCATCCCGGCGCCATTCTGCCGCTCGCCATTACGGTTCGTATCGCGCGCGACGTGCTGCGCGAGGCCGGCTTCGACCCGAACGTCGTCACGCTGCTTGCAACGGAACCGAACGACGGCGCCCTCGTACAAGATCTTGCGCTGCGTCCGGACGTCAAGCTGATCGACTTCACCGGCAGCACGCAAAACGGCACCTGGCTCGAACGCAACGCCCACCAAGCTCAGGTGTTCACCGAAAAGGCGGGGGTCAATCAGATCGTGATCGACTCGGCCGACGACATCAAAGCCGTCGTCCGGAACATCGCCTTCTCGCTCGCGCTCTATTCGGGCCAAATGTGCACCGCTCCGCAAAACATCTATGTGCCGCGCGACGGTATCCGCACTGCCGACGGGCATTTGAGCTTCGACGACGTCGCGCAAGCGCTCGCGGGCGCCGTACAGAAACTTGTGGCCGATCCGGCACGCGCAGTCGAACTGCTCGGCGCGATCCAGAACGACGGTGTCGCGCGCCGAATCGATGAAGCCCGCTCGCTTGGCCATATCCTCGTGGAAAGCCAGTCGCTCGAACACCCCGCCTTCCCTGGTGCACGGGTTCGTACGCCGCTCGTTCTGCAACTCGACGCCGCGAAAGACGCCAGCCAATTCACCGGCGAGTGGTTCGGCCCGATCTCGTTCGTGATCGCGACCGATTCGACCGCTCAGTCCCTCGATCTCGCGGGCTCCATCGCCGCCGAACACGGCGCGCTCACGTTCTCCGTCTACAGCACTGACGACAAGACGCTCGAAGCGGCACATGAGGCGTCGGTCCGCGGCGGCGTAGCGCTCTCGATCAACCTGACGGGCGGCGTTTTCGTCAATCAGTCGGCAGCGTTCTCCGATTTCCACGGCACCGGCGCCAATCCGGCCGCCAACGCGGCGCTGGCTGACGCAGCGTTTGTGGCAAATCGCTTTCGCGTCGTGCAAAGCCGGGTCCATGTTGCGCCGAAGTCCGTTCCCGCGGAAGCCGGCCAAACGGCATAG
- a CDS encoding enoyl-CoA hydratase: protein MAYENILVETRGRVGLVTLNRPKALNALNDALMDELGAALKAFDADDGIGAIVLTGSEKAFAAGADIGMMATYSYMDVYKGDYITRNWETVRSIRKPIIAAVAGFALGGGCELAMMCDIIIAADTAKFGQPEIKLGIMPGAGGTQRLPRAVSKAKAMDMCLTARFMDASEAERAGLVSRVVPAATVIDEAVTAAATIAEFPLPAVMMVKESVNRAYETTLAEGVHFERRLFHSLFATEDQKEGMAAFVEKRKPVFKHK from the coding sequence ATGGCGTACGAGAACATTTTGGTCGAGACCCGAGGGCGGGTCGGACTGGTGACGCTGAATCGCCCGAAGGCGCTCAACGCGCTCAACGACGCGCTGATGGACGAGTTGGGTGCCGCTCTCAAGGCATTCGACGCCGACGACGGCATCGGCGCTATCGTTCTGACGGGCAGCGAAAAGGCGTTCGCTGCGGGTGCAGACATCGGGATGATGGCGACCTATTCCTATATGGATGTCTATAAGGGCGACTACATCACCCGCAACTGGGAGACGGTGCGCTCGATCCGCAAGCCGATCATTGCTGCGGTCGCGGGCTTCGCGCTCGGTGGTGGCTGCGAGTTGGCGATGATGTGCGACATCATCATTGCGGCGGATACGGCCAAGTTCGGCCAGCCGGAGATCAAGCTCGGCATCATGCCTGGCGCCGGCGGCACGCAGCGCTTGCCGCGCGCGGTTTCCAAGGCGAAAGCGATGGACATGTGCCTGACTGCGCGCTTCATGGATGCGTCGGAGGCTGAGCGTGCAGGGTTGGTGTCGCGCGTGGTTCCGGCTGCGACGGTAATCGATGAAGCGGTGACGGCTGCCGCGACGATCGCGGAGTTTCCTTTGCCGGCGGTCATGATGGTGAAGGAGTCGGTCAACCGCGCATATGAAACGACGCTTGCCGAAGGGGTTCATTTCGAGCGGCGCCTCTTTCACTCGCTCTTTGCAACTGAGGATCAGAAGGAGGGAATGGCGGCGTTCGTCGAGAAGCGCAAACCTGTGTTCAAGCACAAGTAG
- the pcaF gene encoding 3-oxoadipyl-CoA thiolase, whose protein sequence is MSDAFICDAIRTPFGRYGGVLKDVRADDLAAVPIKALIDRNPNVDWSALDDVIYGCANQAGEDNRNVARMGALLAGLPTTAPGSTLNRLCGSGMDAVGTAARAIKAGEARLMIAGGVESMTRAPFVMGKATGAFSRQAEIHDTTIGWRFINALMKRDYGVDSMPQTAENVAADFSINRADQDAFAMRSQQKAARAQRDGTLAQEIVEVEIPQKKGDPVRVALDEHPRETSLEALAKLKGVVRPDGTVTAGNASGVNDGACALLLANAEAAEQYGLRRRARVIGMATAGVEPRIMGIGPAPATQKLLSQLGMSLDQFDVIELNEAFAAQGLAVLRMLGLSDDDARVNPNGGAIALGHPLGASGARLITTALYQLERTDGRYALCTMCIGVGQGIALAIERV, encoded by the coding sequence ATGTCCGATGCCTTTATCTGCGACGCGATTCGCACTCCGTTCGGCCGCTACGGCGGCGTCCTTAAAGACGTTCGCGCCGACGATCTCGCCGCCGTGCCCATCAAGGCGCTGATCGATCGCAATCCCAATGTCGACTGGAGCGCGCTCGACGACGTCATCTACGGCTGCGCCAATCAAGCCGGCGAAGACAACCGCAACGTCGCGCGCATGGGCGCACTGCTCGCGGGCCTCCCCACCACCGCGCCCGGCTCCACGCTTAACCGCCTGTGCGGCTCCGGCATGGACGCGGTCGGCACAGCAGCGCGGGCGATCAAAGCAGGCGAAGCCCGCTTGATGATTGCGGGCGGTGTCGAAAGCATGACGCGCGCGCCGTTCGTCATGGGTAAAGCCACGGGCGCTTTTTCGCGCCAGGCGGAAATTCATGACACGACGATCGGCTGGCGCTTCATCAATGCACTGATGAAGCGCGACTACGGCGTCGATTCGATGCCGCAGACGGCGGAAAACGTCGCCGCCGATTTCTCGATCAACCGCGCCGATCAAGATGCATTCGCGATGCGAAGCCAGCAAAAAGCGGCTCGCGCGCAGCGCGACGGCACCCTTGCGCAGGAAATCGTCGAGGTTGAAATCCCGCAAAAGAAAGGCGATCCGGTTCGCGTCGCGCTCGATGAGCATCCGCGCGAAACGTCGCTTGAAGCGCTCGCCAAGCTGAAGGGCGTCGTGCGCCCCGACGGCACGGTCACGGCAGGCAACGCATCGGGCGTCAACGACGGCGCGTGCGCGCTGCTGCTCGCCAATGCCGAAGCCGCCGAGCAGTACGGGTTGCGCCGCCGCGCGCGTGTCATCGGCATGGCGACGGCCGGCGTCGAGCCTCGCATCATGGGCATCGGCCCCGCGCCCGCGACGCAGAAGCTGCTGAGCCAGCTCGGCATGTCCCTCGACCAGTTCGACGTGATCGAGCTCAATGAGGCATTCGCGGCGCAAGGGCTCGCGGTGCTGCGCATGCTCGGCCTCTCCGACGACGATGCTCGCGTGAACCCCAACGGCGGCGCAATTGCACTTGGGCATCCACTCGGCGCGTCCGGTGCGCGGCTGATCACAACCGCGCTGTACCAACTCGAACGAACCGATGGGCGCTACGCACTTTGCACGATGTGCATCGGTGTCGGTCAGGGGATCGCGCTAGCCATCGAGCGCGTTTGA
- the paaG gene encoding 2-(1,2-epoxy-1,2-dihydrophenyl)acetyl-CoA isomerase PaaG: MPYEAIRVDIDASAHVTTITLNRPDKLNSFTRAMHQELSAALDDVEKADVRALVLTGAGRGFCAGQDLADLDFTPGAMTDPGDLVEQYFNPLIRRLQALPLPVIAAVNGTAAGAGANLALACDLVLAARSSSFIQAFVKIGLLPDSGGTAFLPQRVGMARALGLAITGDKLSAEQALNWGLIWQVVDDAELPSTAAQLAARLAQQPTRAIAAIKAAMRASVTQSLDQQLDLERDLQRELGASFDYAEGVQAFIEKRAPRFEGR; this comes from the coding sequence ATGCCCTATGAAGCGATCCGCGTCGACATCGACGCGTCAGCGCACGTCACCACGATCACGCTGAACCGCCCCGACAAGCTCAATAGTTTCACTCGAGCGATGCACCAGGAATTGAGTGCCGCGCTTGACGATGTCGAAAAAGCCGACGTTCGCGCGCTCGTGCTGACCGGCGCGGGGCGCGGCTTCTGTGCCGGCCAGGATCTTGCGGATCTCGACTTCACGCCTGGCGCGATGACGGACCCGGGCGACTTGGTCGAGCAGTACTTCAATCCGCTGATCCGCCGCCTGCAAGCGTTGCCGCTGCCAGTCATCGCGGCCGTCAACGGCACGGCGGCCGGTGCGGGCGCCAATCTCGCGCTTGCCTGCGACCTGGTGCTTGCCGCCCGCTCGAGCAGCTTCATTCAAGCGTTCGTCAAGATCGGCCTGCTGCCGGACTCGGGAGGGACTGCCTTTCTGCCCCAGCGCGTCGGCATGGCACGTGCGCTTGGGCTCGCCATTACCGGCGACAAGCTAAGCGCCGAGCAAGCGCTCAACTGGGGCCTCATCTGGCAAGTCGTCGACGACGCCGAGTTGCCGAGCACCGCCGCCCAGCTTGCCGCCCGGCTCGCGCAGCAACCCACGCGCGCGATTGCCGCCATCAAGGCCGCGATGCGCGCCAGCGTGACGCAATCGCTCGATCAGCAGCTCGATCTCGAACGCGACTTGCAGCGCGAACTCGGCGCGTCGTTCGATTACGCCGAGGGCGTGCAGGCTTTCATCGAAAAACGCGCACCGCGCTTTGAAGGACGTTGA
- the paaI gene encoding hydroxyphenylacetyl-CoA thioesterase PaaI has translation MASQPAHESLSPDELARATAKAMFDADACSRALGFELLEVHPGYARMRMTVRPDFLNGHNICHGGLMFTLADSTFAFACNSYNINTVASGCSIEFLRPVHGGDVLTAEAVEQVLSGRNGIYDIRLTNRAGETVAMFRGKSAHIKGHVIPVDS, from the coding sequence ATGGCCTCCCAACCCGCCCACGAAAGCCTCTCGCCCGACGAACTGGCGCGCGCCACGGCAAAGGCCATGTTCGACGCCGACGCCTGCAGTCGCGCGCTCGGCTTCGAGCTGCTCGAAGTGCATCCGGGCTATGCGCGGATGCGCATGACGGTGCGTCCGGACTTCCTTAACGGTCATAACATCTGCCACGGCGGGCTCATGTTCACGCTCGCGGATTCCACTTTCGCGTTCGCGTGCAACTCGTACAACATCAATACCGTAGCGTCCGGTTGTTCGATCGAATTCCTGCGGCCGGTCCACGGCGGGGACGTGCTCACGGCCGAGGCCGTCGAGCAAGTCTTGAGCGGGCGCAACGGCATTTACGACATTCGCTTGACGAACCGCGCCGGCGAAACCGTCGCGATGTTTCGCGGCAAGTCCGCGCACATCAAGGGTCATGTGATCCCGGTCGATAGCTGA
- a CDS encoding phosphoglycolate phosphatase encodes MTKTAPAFDAPRFTGPCIKAAIIDLDGTMIDTADDFTAGLNGMLAQLDAAETSREEVIGYVGKGSEHLIRSVLAPRLSADEAQGRFEEALALYQAEYAKINGLATRLYPDVEAGLRAMRDAGLKLACVTNKPRRFAVELLEKYALIGFFAVVYGGDSLPRKKPDPLPMLAACETLGVAPQEAVAIGDSENDALAGRAAAMATLTVPYGYNHGQAIQTIKSDGIVASLLDAANAISAYNAARNAAPQP; translated from the coding sequence ATGACAAAGACGGCCCCGGCATTCGACGCCCCGCGCTTCACGGGGCCGTGCATCAAGGCGGCGATCATCGATCTCGACGGCACGATGATCGATACCGCAGACGATTTCACCGCCGGCCTGAATGGCATGCTCGCGCAACTCGACGCGGCGGAAACGTCGCGCGAGGAAGTGATCGGGTATGTGGGCAAGGGCTCGGAGCATCTGATCCGCAGCGTCCTTGCGCCACGCCTTTCGGCCGACGAAGCACAAGGCCGCTTCGAGGAAGCACTCGCGCTATATCAAGCGGAGTACGCGAAGATCAACGGCCTCGCCACGCGTCTGTATCCCGATGTCGAAGCGGGCTTGCGAGCGATGCGCGACGCGGGCCTCAAGCTCGCCTGCGTGACCAACAAGCCGCGCCGCTTCGCCGTCGAACTGCTCGAGAAGTACGCGCTGATCGGCTTCTTTGCCGTGGTCTACGGCGGCGACAGCCTGCCGCGCAAGAAGCCCGATCCGCTGCCGATGCTCGCGGCGTGCGAGACACTGGGCGTCGCGCCGCAAGAGGCCGTGGCCATCGGCGATTCGGAGAACGACGCACTCGCCGGCCGCGCCGCGGCCATGGCGACGCTCACCGTCCCTTATGGCTACAACCATGGGCAAGCTATACAAACGATAAAATCGGATGGTATAGTTGCCTCGCTGCTCGACGCCGCAAACGCCATCTCGGCTTACAATGCGGCTCGCAACGCAGCACCTCAACCCTGA
- the apaG gene encoding Co2+/Mg2+ efflux protein ApaG: protein MSQYQFSVSSQTRYLPEQSDPERRQYAFAYTLTIRNTGQVTAQLIARHWVITDSESQVQEVKGLGVVGHQPLLKPGEQFEYTSWAVIATPVGTMRGAYFCVAEDGERFEAPVPEFALQMPRTLH from the coding sequence ATGAGCCAGTATCAATTCAGCGTGTCGTCGCAGACGCGTTACTTGCCCGAGCAGTCGGACCCGGAGCGCCGTCAATACGCGTTCGCGTACACGTTGACGATCCGCAATACGGGTCAGGTGACCGCGCAATTGATCGCGCGGCACTGGGTGATCACTGACAGCGAGAGTCAGGTTCAGGAGGTGAAGGGGCTGGGCGTGGTCGGGCACCAGCCGCTCTTGAAGCCGGGCGAGCAATTCGAATACACGAGCTGGGCGGTGATTGCGACGCCCGTCGGCACGATGCGCGGAGCGTACTTCTGCGTGGCCGAAGACGGCGAGCGTTTCGAAGCGCCGGTTCCGGAGTTCGCGTTGCAAATGCCGCGCACGCTGCATTGA
- the rpe gene encoding ribulose-phosphate 3-epimerase, which yields MTQFRIAPSILSADFARLGEEVRNVVAAGADWIHFDVMDNHYVPNLTIGPLVCEAIRPHVQVPIDVHLMVRPVDRIVPDFAKAGANLISFHPEGSDHIDRTLSLIRDHGCKAGLVFNPATPLNYLDHVMDRVDLVLIMSVNPGFGGQSFIPEALNKLREARARIDAYRERTGRDIHLEVDGGVKADNIAEIAAAGADTFVAGSAIFGKPDYRAVIDDMRRALATVKAD from the coding sequence ATGACGCAATTCCGTATCGCACCCAGCATCCTTTCGGCCGACTTCGCGCGGCTTGGCGAGGAAGTCCGCAACGTCGTCGCCGCAGGCGCCGATTGGATCCACTTCGACGTGATGGACAACCATTACGTTCCGAACCTGACGATCGGCCCGCTCGTCTGCGAGGCGATCCGCCCGCACGTGCAGGTGCCGATCGACGTGCATCTGATGGTGCGCCCCGTCGACCGCATCGTGCCGGACTTCGCAAAGGCCGGCGCGAATCTGATCAGCTTCCATCCGGAAGGCTCCGATCACATCGACCGCACGCTGTCGCTGATCCGCGATCATGGCTGCAAGGCCGGCCTCGTGTTCAATCCGGCCACGCCGCTCAACTACCTCGATCACGTGATGGACCGCGTCGACCTCGTGCTGATCATGTCGGTCAATCCGGGTTTCGGTGGCCAATCGTTCATTCCCGAGGCGCTGAACAAGCTGCGTGAGGCACGTGCGCGCATCGACGCGTACCGCGAGCGCACTGGCCGCGACATCCACCTGGAAGTCGACGGCGGCGTGAAGGCCGACAACATCGCCGAAATCGCGGCCGCCGGCGCGGATACGTTCGTTGCCGGCTCGGCGATCTTCGGCAAGCCGGACTATCGCGCGGTGATCGACGACATGCGCCGCGCGCTCGCCACCGTAAAAGCGGACTGA
- the mltA gene encoding murein transglycosylase A has translation MKINRANARNASSAKMSIGYSLSKSDMAVSIKNEHCKRLGLRAAGWAAAVSVAVLVAACGGGSMVRPGVSPPTGAAIIPGQIAASRLTAVAWQQVSGWDDDTLIGATAALRQNCLRLAQQPNWRRACAAAAQLDDLDFASARTFFETYFTPYQFANSDGTLDGLVTGYYEPLLRGARTRHGPYQYALYHWPTGYRAGAALPARSQLERAGVLEGNELVWVDDPIEAFFLQVQGSGRVVMEDGSVMRVGFGGTNNQPYKSIGRWLLDRGELTPAQATMQGIKAWARANPTRVDALLDTNPRFVFFREMPSTESAPSGGADGPIGALGVPLTPERSIAVDPSSIPLGTPVFLQTTRPLTNSPMNRLVFAQDTGSAIKGGVRADYFWGLGDDAGDLAGKMKQTGRMWLLLPNS, from the coding sequence ATGAAGATCAACAGGGCCAACGCCAGAAATGCTTCCAGCGCGAAGATGAGCATCGGGTATTCGTTGAGCAAATCAGACATGGCGGTTTCCATCAAGAACGAACATTGTAAGCGCTTGGGCCTACGTGCAGCGGGCTGGGCCGCTGCGGTTTCCGTTGCAGTGCTCGTCGCCGCGTGCGGCGGCGGTTCCATGGTGCGGCCGGGTGTATCGCCGCCGACAGGCGCCGCGATCATCCCCGGCCAAATTGCAGCGTCGCGCCTGACGGCGGTCGCGTGGCAACAGGTTTCGGGCTGGGACGACGATACGCTGATCGGCGCGACCGCGGCACTTCGCCAGAACTGCCTGCGTCTCGCGCAGCAACCGAATTGGCGGCGCGCGTGCGCGGCGGCCGCGCAACTGGACGATCTCGACTTCGCCAGCGCGCGCACCTTCTTTGAAACCTACTTCACGCCGTATCAGTTCGCCAACAGCGACGGCACGCTGGATGGTCTCGTGACCGGCTACTACGAGCCGCTGTTGCGCGGTGCGCGCACGCGCCACGGTCCTTACCAATACGCGTTGTATCACTGGCCGACGGGGTACCGGGCCGGCGCCGCGCTGCCGGCGCGTTCGCAACTCGAGCGGGCGGGCGTGCTGGAAGGGAACGAATTGGTTTGGGTCGACGATCCGATCGAAGCGTTCTTTCTGCAAGTGCAGGGGTCCGGACGCGTCGTGATGGAAGACGGCAGTGTGATGCGGGTCGGTTTCGGCGGGACCAACAACCAGCCGTATAAGTCGATCGGGCGCTGGTTGCTCGATCGTGGCGAACTGACGCCGGCGCAGGCGACGATGCAAGGGATTAAAGCGTGGGCGCGCGCCAATCCGACGCGTGTCGATGCCTTGCTCGATACGAACCCGCGTTTTGTCTTTTTCAGGGAGATGCCGTCGACGGAATCGGCGCCGAGCGGCGGTGCCGACGGTCCGATCGGCGCGCTTGGCGTGCCGCTGACGCCAGAGCGCTCGATTGCGGTCGACCCGTCGTCGATCCCGCTGGGCACGCCGGTTTTCTTGCAGACGACGCGGCCGCTGACGAACTCGCCGATGAACCGCCTCGTGTTCGCTCAGGACACCGGCAGTGCGATCAAGGGCGGCGTGCGGGCCGACTACTTCTGGGGGCTCGGCGACGATGCCGGCGACCTGGCCGGCAAGATGAAGCAGACGGGGAGGATGTGGCTGCTGCTGCCGAACTCCTGA
- the paaK gene encoding phenylacetate--CoA ligase PaaK → MTTPLPLEPIEKASRDELAALQLDRLKWSLKHAYENSPVYRRKFDDAGVHPDDLKSLADLARFPFTTKSDLRDNYPFGMFAVPQEQISRIHASSGTTGKPTVVAYTARDIDTWANLVARSIRAAGARRGDKVHVSYGYGLFTGGLGAHYGAERAGLTVIPFGGGQTEKQVQLIQDFKPDIIMVTPSYMLSIADELERQGIDPAHCSLRIGIFGAEPWTNDMRTAIEKRMGIDAVDIYGLSEVMGPGVASECVETKDGPTIWEDHFYPEVIDPETGEVLPDGELGELVFTSLTKEALPIVRYRTRDLTRLLPGTARTMRRMEKITGRSDDMMIVRGVNVFPTQIEELLLKQHALAPHYQIVLTKEGPLDVMTLNVEPCPETAPDATALNTAKQALAYDIKALIGVTAVVNVLPVNGIERSVGKARRVVDKRKLGV, encoded by the coding sequence ATGACTACCCCGCTCCCGCTCGAGCCAATCGAAAAGGCCAGCCGCGACGAACTCGCCGCGCTCCAACTCGATCGGCTGAAATGGTCGCTCAAGCACGCGTACGAAAATTCGCCGGTCTATCGGCGCAAGTTCGACGACGCCGGCGTTCATCCGGACGACCTGAAGTCGCTAGCCGATCTTGCGCGCTTCCCTTTTACGACCAAGAGCGATCTGCGCGACAATTATCCGTTCGGCATGTTCGCCGTGCCGCAGGAACAGATCTCGCGCATTCACGCGTCGTCGGGTACGACGGGCAAGCCGACTGTCGTCGCGTACACGGCGCGCGATATCGATACCTGGGCCAACCTCGTCGCCCGCTCGATTCGCGCGGCAGGCGCACGGCGCGGCGACAAAGTCCACGTGAGCTACGGCTACGGCCTCTTTACGGGCGGTCTCGGCGCGCACTATGGCGCGGAACGCGCGGGCCTGACGGTCATTCCCTTCGGCGGCGGCCAAACGGAAAAGCAGGTTCAGCTGATCCAGGACTTCAAGCCCGACATCATCATGGTGACGCCGAGCTACATGCTGTCGATCGCCGACGAGCTCGAGCGGCAAGGCATCGATCCCGCGCATTGCTCGCTGCGCATCGGCATTTTCGGCGCCGAGCCTTGGACCAACGACATGCGCACCGCGATCGAAAAGCGCATGGGCATCGACGCAGTCGATATCTATGGGTTGTCCGAAGTAATGGGCCCTGGCGTGGCGTCGGAATGCGTGGAAACGAAGGATGGCCCGACGATCTGGGAAGACCACTTCTATCCGGAAGTCATCGATCCGGAAACCGGTGAGGTGCTGCCTGATGGGGAGCTCGGCGAGCTCGTCTTCACCTCGCTCACGAAAGAAGCGCTCCCCATCGTCCGCTATCGCACTCGCGACCTGACGCGCCTGCTGCCCGGCACCGCGCGCACGATGCGTCGTATGGAGAAAATCACGGGCCGCTCCGACGACATGATGATCGTACGCGGCGTGAACGTCTTCCCGACTCAGATCGAAGAGCTCCTGCTGAAACAGCACGCGCTGGCGCCGCACTATCAGATCGTGCTGACGAAGGAGGGACCGCTCGACGTGATGACGCTCAACGTCGAGCCCTGCCCCGAAACTGCGCCGGATGCTACGGCGCTGAACACCGCCAAGCAGGCGCTCGCTTACGACATCAAGGCGTTGATCGGCGTCACGGCCGTCGTCAACGTGTTGCCGGTGAATGGGATCGAGCGGTCGGTGGGCAAGGCCAGGCGTGTCGTCGACAAGCGCAAGCTGGGCGTTTGA